From one Misgurnus anguillicaudatus chromosome 2, ASM2758022v2, whole genome shotgun sequence genomic stretch:
- the mkxb gene encoding mohawk homeobox b isoform X1: MNTVVFSKFDHLRFEDGGKSVERTSRNYLEVIDGQHTDLLSSHKVMDDTEAVKHRRNGSGGKIRHKRQALQDMARPLKQWLYKHRDNPYPTKTEKILLALGSHMTLVQVSNWFANARRRLKNTVRQPDLSWALRIKLYNKYVQGNAERLSISSDDTTSDDGESPLLMQAGESDFTRPSHKGVIQDSRGKGVGQSADPSVCDDHVSPPKYKNSLLNRYLNDSLRHVMASENVRKRNHSGSFSSNEYEDDLLSPSSSDAEANFTYRTVTLDCGTRLSESCTCKGCEHGNTKTCWKELHAAMALTNLAQGKQNAVPGTTSCIIQKSSHIAEIKTVKVPIEPRHQ; encoded by the exons ATGAACACGGTCGTCTTCAGTAAGTTTGATCACCTGCGCTTTGAGGATGGCGGAAAAAGTGTCGAGAGGACAAGCAGAAACTATTTAGAGGTGATCGATGGACAACATACAGATTTACTGTCAAGCCACAAAGTGATGGATGACACCGAAGCTGTTAAACACAGGAGAAATGG CAGCGGTGGAAAGATACGGCACAAACGGCAGGCCCTGCAGGATATGGCTCGACCCTTGAAGCAGTGGCTTTATAAACACAGGGATAACCCTTACCCCACCAAAACTGAGAAGATTCTGCTGGCTTTAGGCTCGCACATGACCCTGGTTCAG gtcTCAAACTGGTTTGCGAATGCAAGACGTAGGCTCAAGAACACAGTTCGACAGCCTGACTTAAGCTGGGCTCTACGCATTAAACTTTACAACAAATATGTACAAGGCAACGCAGAGAGACTCAGCATTAGCAGTGATGACACGACATCAGACG ATGGGGAGAGCCCTTTGCTAATGCAAGCCGGTGAATCAGACTTTACTCGACCGTCACACAAGGGTGTTATTCAGGACAGCCGTGGCAAAGGGGTGGGACAAAGTGCAGACCCCTCGGTTTGTGATGACCACGTCTCTCCACCAAAATACAAGAACAGTTTGTTGAACCGCTATCTAAACGATTCCCTTCGCCATGTAATGGCTTCCGAAAACGTTCGGAAGAGGAATCATTCCGGATCATTTAGCTCCAACGAGTATGAAGATGATTTACTCTCACCTTCATCATCAGATGCTGAAGCTAACTTCACCTATCGTACAG TGACGTTGGACTGTGGCACACGCCTGAGTGAGAG TTGTACCTGTAAAGGTTGTGAACATGGAAACACTAAGACCTGCTGGAAAGAGCTTCATGCTGCGATGGCTCTGACAAACCTGGCCCAAGGAAAGCAGAATGCCGTACCAGGAACCACCAGCTGTATCATCCAGAAGTCTTCCCATATAGCAGAGATTAAGACTGTCAAAGTGCCCATAGAACCCAGACATCAGTGA
- the mkxb gene encoding mohawk homeobox b isoform X2, translated as MNTVVFSKFDHLRFEDGGKSVERTSRNYLEVIDGQHTDLLSSHKVMDDTEAVKHRRNGGGKIRHKRQALQDMARPLKQWLYKHRDNPYPTKTEKILLALGSHMTLVQVSNWFANARRRLKNTVRQPDLSWALRIKLYNKYVQGNAERLSISSDDTTSDDGESPLLMQAGESDFTRPSHKGVIQDSRGKGVGQSADPSVCDDHVSPPKYKNSLLNRYLNDSLRHVMASENVRKRNHSGSFSSNEYEDDLLSPSSSDAEANFTYRTVTLDCGTRLSESCTCKGCEHGNTKTCWKELHAAMALTNLAQGKQNAVPGTTSCIIQKSSHIAEIKTVKVPIEPRHQ; from the exons ATGAACACGGTCGTCTTCAGTAAGTTTGATCACCTGCGCTTTGAGGATGGCGGAAAAAGTGTCGAGAGGACAAGCAGAAACTATTTAGAGGTGATCGATGGACAACATACAGATTTACTGTCAAGCCACAAAGTGATGGATGACACCGAAGCTGTTAAACACAGGAGAAATGG CGGTGGAAAGATACGGCACAAACGGCAGGCCCTGCAGGATATGGCTCGACCCTTGAAGCAGTGGCTTTATAAACACAGGGATAACCCTTACCCCACCAAAACTGAGAAGATTCTGCTGGCTTTAGGCTCGCACATGACCCTGGTTCAG gtcTCAAACTGGTTTGCGAATGCAAGACGTAGGCTCAAGAACACAGTTCGACAGCCTGACTTAAGCTGGGCTCTACGCATTAAACTTTACAACAAATATGTACAAGGCAACGCAGAGAGACTCAGCATTAGCAGTGATGACACGACATCAGACG ATGGGGAGAGCCCTTTGCTAATGCAAGCCGGTGAATCAGACTTTACTCGACCGTCACACAAGGGTGTTATTCAGGACAGCCGTGGCAAAGGGGTGGGACAAAGTGCAGACCCCTCGGTTTGTGATGACCACGTCTCTCCACCAAAATACAAGAACAGTTTGTTGAACCGCTATCTAAACGATTCCCTTCGCCATGTAATGGCTTCCGAAAACGTTCGGAAGAGGAATCATTCCGGATCATTTAGCTCCAACGAGTATGAAGATGATTTACTCTCACCTTCATCATCAGATGCTGAAGCTAACTTCACCTATCGTACAG TGACGTTGGACTGTGGCACACGCCTGAGTGAGAG TTGTACCTGTAAAGGTTGTGAACATGGAAACACTAAGACCTGCTGGAAAGAGCTTCATGCTGCGATGGCTCTGACAAACCTGGCCCAAGGAAAGCAGAATGCCGTACCAGGAACCACCAGCTGTATCATCCAGAAGTCTTCCCATATAGCAGAGATTAAGACTGTCAAAGTGCCCATAGAACCCAGACATCAGTGA